The Cohnella abietis genome has a segment encoding these proteins:
- a CDS encoding LacI family DNA-binding transcriptional regulator — protein sequence MGEENGRHNVKATTLKDIAEQTGFTVNTVSRALKNKEDISATTIKLIQEKAQELGYIGNTLASSLRSGMTKTIAVIVADVSNPHFSIAVKEIERAARTQDYTTFILNSYEDQEVEKKAIFSALSKNVDGIIICPSQGSDNNMEILQRTGTPFVLLGRHLDNDTMDYVVSDDEKGGYLATIHLLERGHQSILFLNAHHSISSARERLIGYTRAMMEYGIPVKSELIREVSNISGGSRNELNEVLKSKLEFTAIFAFNDMMAWESIFILNKHNIKVPENISVVGFDNIQSRMFIPFPLTSVSNSKGKTSRKAFEILLKRIYKQNSDVRYHEVVDTRLVIRESTKSLLL from the coding sequence ATGGGCGAGGAAAATGGGCGGCATAACGTCAAAGCTACCACATTAAAGGATATCGCTGAGCAGACTGGTTTTACGGTCAACACGGTTTCCCGAGCGCTTAAGAATAAAGAGGATATCTCAGCGACCACTATTAAGCTGATCCAAGAAAAGGCGCAGGAGCTTGGCTATATCGGGAACACATTGGCCAGTTCGCTGCGTTCAGGTATGACTAAAACAATCGCTGTGATTGTCGCTGATGTATCGAATCCTCACTTCTCTATTGCTGTTAAGGAAATCGAGAGAGCAGCAAGGACGCAGGATTATACGACATTCATCTTGAACTCCTATGAGGATCAAGAGGTTGAGAAAAAAGCGATATTCTCAGCTTTGTCCAAGAACGTGGATGGCATCATCATTTGCCCTTCTCAAGGTAGCGACAATAATATGGAGATTCTTCAGCGCACAGGAACACCTTTCGTGCTACTTGGGCGCCATTTGGACAACGATACGATGGACTATGTCGTGAGCGATGATGAAAAAGGCGGCTACTTAGCCACCATACATCTGTTGGAACGCGGTCATCAGAGCATCCTATTTCTTAATGCACATCATTCGATTTCTAGTGCGCGTGAACGGTTGATAGGTTATACCCGGGCAATGATGGAATATGGAATCCCCGTTAAGTCTGAGCTTATCCGCGAGGTATCTAACATCTCTGGTGGCTCTCGAAATGAGCTTAATGAAGTCTTGAAGTCGAAGTTAGAGTTCACAGCCATATTCGCATTTAACGATATGATGGCGTGGGAATCTATTTTTATCCTGAACAAGCATAATATCAAGGTTCCGGAAAATATAAGCGTTGTCGGTTTCGATAACATTCAATCTCGGATGTTCATTCCCTTTCCACTAACGAGTGTAAGCAACTCCAAAGGTAAAACCTCCCGCAAAGCATTTGAAATTCTATTGAAACGAATATATAAGCAAAATTCCGATGTACGCTACCACGAAGTCGTTGATACTAGGCTCGTTATCCGTGAAAGTACAAAATCGCTTCTGCTATAA
- a CDS encoding LacI family DNA-binding transcriptional regulator, protein MVTLKDVAELAGVAPITVSRVINYPQSVKERTRLKVERAIKQLNYSPNNIARSLVTNRTNIIGVLLSNIANPYFSEFILGVETKARKLGKSIIICNAMDYESAKSNVNLLLEQRVDGMIFTSLEFDSIALQEQLFRELEEINENRKHTVPIVLVDPFPRQTLLPSILIDNYMAGSLAMEHLHELGHEVIAHLNLNRDANVWIDRFRAYRDAQAKKGIQLNTGHIALIDKEDVRVAEEAAYSLLRADPRPTAIFAANDLLAVGALQAAHRMKIKIPEELSIIGIDGNDIAKHSYPRMTTVAHPRYQLGELSAELLIDLINGKEDVARQMVNCTLQVNESTGPVLIQPEGIHE, encoded by the coding sequence ATGGTAACCTTAAAAGATGTAGCAGAATTGGCAGGAGTTGCTCCGATCACGGTCTCGCGAGTAATTAATTATCCTCAATCCGTTAAAGAACGGACTCGCTTGAAAGTAGAGCGTGCGATCAAGCAATTAAATTACTCTCCTAACAATATTGCGCGAAGTCTGGTGACCAACCGTACGAATATTATTGGGGTACTGCTTTCCAATATAGCGAACCCTTACTTCTCAGAATTCATTCTCGGAGTAGAGACTAAAGCTAGGAAGCTTGGGAAGAGTATTATTATTTGCAATGCAATGGACTATGAGAGTGCGAAGAGTAATGTAAATCTATTATTGGAGCAACGAGTCGATGGTATGATCTTTACCTCGTTGGAGTTCGATTCCATTGCTCTCCAAGAGCAGCTTTTTAGAGAATTGGAAGAGATTAACGAGAATCGAAAGCATACCGTTCCAATTGTGCTCGTTGATCCTTTTCCTAGGCAGACGCTGCTTCCATCGATTCTGATCGATAACTATATGGCAGGATCTTTGGCGATGGAGCATCTCCACGAATTAGGACACGAAGTCATCGCCCATTTGAACTTGAATAGGGATGCGAATGTATGGATTGATCGTTTTAGGGCGTATAGAGATGCTCAGGCGAAAAAGGGGATTCAGCTTAACACGGGTCACATCGCCCTTATTGACAAGGAAGATGTCCGAGTGGCAGAAGAGGCCGCTTATTCCTTACTTCGGGCTGATCCGAGGCCAACAGCAATCTTTGCTGCTAATGATTTATTAGCTGTAGGAGCACTTCAAGCCGCTCATCGGATGAAAATCAAGATCCCCGAAGAGTTATCTATTATCGGTATAGACGGGAATGATATTGCTAAGCACAGCTATCCAAGAATGACGACGGTAGCTCATCCCCGTTACCAATTAGGAGAGTTGTCAGCGGAATTGCTGATCGATTTGATTAATGGGAAGGAAGATGTAGCGAGGCAAATGGTTAATTGCACACTTCAGGTAAATGAAAGCACAGGCCCCGTACTAATACAGCCGGAGGGAATTCATGAGTAG
- a CDS encoding sugar phosphate isomerase/epimerase family protein — protein sequence MTLDLKLGINMGFANNKYPEPKVWTRIVAEEMGLKYVQFVADLLNVYLPDDIVEEQTEQIIENADKYGLSITSSFLSSFTRVNHFMHPDSKQRDAWLAWFKKFAVISSRMGAKMTGGHPGILTFSDYDDPVRREERTAEGIKYWQELSWFCRDLGMTCMIFEPMSIPREYANTVEETRELLARLNDGAGLPFKLCLDPGHAPHPSDRDPYRWIRELGSESPIIHLQQTEAGQSRHWPFTKAYNDIGIIHADKVIEALEASGATEAELIFEIYHREAWSTEFNIIPDHQESVAYWRNYVKQ from the coding sequence ATGACACTTGATTTGAAGCTTGGAATTAACATGGGATTTGCAAATAACAAGTATCCTGAGCCTAAGGTTTGGACTCGCATTGTCGCCGAGGAAATGGGACTCAAATATGTTCAATTCGTTGCCGATCTACTTAACGTTTATTTGCCTGACGACATTGTTGAGGAACAGACTGAGCAAATTATTGAGAATGCGGATAAATACGGACTGTCTATAACTAGTAGCTTTCTAAGCTCTTTTACTAGAGTTAATCACTTCATGCATCCAGATTCTAAACAGCGAGATGCGTGGCTTGCTTGGTTCAAGAAGTTTGCGGTTATTTCCTCACGGATGGGAGCCAAAATGACTGGCGGTCACCCCGGTATTCTAACCTTCTCAGACTATGACGATCCTGTTCGTAGAGAAGAAAGAACAGCTGAAGGCATTAAATATTGGCAAGAGCTTAGCTGGTTTTGTCGAGATCTCGGCATGACTTGCATGATATTCGAGCCAATGTCCATCCCTAGAGAGTACGCCAACACAGTCGAAGAGACGAGAGAGCTACTCGCGAGACTGAACGATGGAGCAGGTCTTCCTTTTAAGCTGTGTCTAGATCCAGGTCATGCCCCACATCCAAGCGATCGCGATCCGTATCGTTGGATCCGCGAGCTAGGCAGTGAATCACCTATTATTCATCTTCAGCAGACGGAAGCTGGACAAAGCAGGCATTGGCCATTCACCAAAGCTTACAACGATATAGGTATTATTCATGCGGATAAAGTAATCGAAGCCCTCGAGGCATCCGGTGCAACAGAAGCAGAGCTCATATTTGAAATCTATCACCGTGAAGCTTGGTCGACGGAGTTCAATATTATTCCAGACCATCAGGAATCGGTTGCTTACTGGCGAAACTATGTCAAACAATAA